The Solea senegalensis isolate Sse05_10M linkage group LG9, IFAPA_SoseM_1, whole genome shotgun sequence genome has a segment encoding these proteins:
- the pde11al gene encoding dual 3',5'-cyclic-AMP and -GMP phosphodiesterase 11A, giving the protein MTTFDFSDVEAFLDCHPDLFEEYLVRKAKCDQVSRWLKEHQPSKGATAEEKRGAARDPLWPSNPDGLRRRSSHMELRRNFARSKATTAHRTYDEHVSLIEHESQSSMRRRALLRKASSLPPTTAHILSALLESRVSVPQYASSAIDYKYRLKETNEREFFLELVKDISNDLDLTNLSYKILINVCILVDADRCSLFLVEGPAHKRTLVSKFFDVHSGTTVRPSSSTLNSNEVQVPWGKGIIGYVAEHGETVNIPNAYEDHRFSDEIDKLTGYKTQSILCMAICNSDGEVIGVVQAINKNPMGTPFTEDDEKVLQMYLPFCGISISNAKLFSESRKEYERSRALLEVVNDLFEEQTDLEKIVRKIMQRALTLLQCERCSVLLLEDIDSPVVKFSKTFELMSPLCNLDCDISMEKLSCSDWLINNSIAELVASTGLPVNISDVCQDPRFDAEADQASGFHIRSVLCVPIWNRTHQIIGVAQILNRLDRKTFNDADQRLFEAFVIFCGLGINNTMMYNQVKKTWAKQSVALDMLSYHATCSKVEVDRLKAAKIPLSNELGIDEFHFNDFSLDNDAMITASLRMFLDLGVVQKFKIDYEVLCRWLLTVRKNYRTVVYHNWRHAFNVSQCMFLMITTANFQDVLSDAEILALMVGCLCHDLDHRGTNNAFQAKTGSALALLYGTSATLEHHHFNHAVMILQSEGHNIFANLCSKEYSNMMQLLKQAILSTDLTLHFERRTKFFKSALSGGFSWTDDGHREVLRSMLMTACDLGAVTRPWKISKQVAELVTSEFFEQGDRERSELKLTPAAIFDRNRKDELPALQMDWIDGICKPLFQALLKLNRKLQPMVDGIDANRKKWQGLCSTYQQTRRESVSNQSSESDQSPESHEQSESSQQQESKETVKPMENAKFGLKSKCCQDVKCRVGKDSCDDQPASAGDTTCAGKK; this is encoded by the exons ATGACAACATTTGACTTCTCGGATGTAGAGGCGTTTTTGGACTGCCACCCGGATCTCTTCGAGGAGTACCTCGTTCGAAAGGCGAAATGTGATCAGGTAAGCAGGTGGTTGAAGGAGCATCAGCCGTCGAAGGGGGCCACGGCTGAGGAGAAACGCGGCGCTGCCAGAGACCCTCTCTGGCCCAGCAACCCAGACGGGCTCCGGCGCAGGTCGTCCCACATGGAGCTGCGACGGAACTTCGCCAGGTCCAAAGCCACCACCGCACACCGGACCTACGACGAGCACGTCAGCCTGATCGAACACGAGTCCCAGTCCAGCATGAGGCGCCGCGCGCTCCTGCGTAAAGCCAGCTCTCTGCCTCCGACCACCGCGCACATCCTGAGCGCGCTGCTGGAGTCCAGGGTGAGTGTGCCACAGTACGCATCCAGCGCCATCGACTACAAATACAGACTCAAAGAAACCAACGAGAGGGAGTTTTTCCTGGAGTTAGTGAAGGACATCTCCAACGACTTGGACCTGACGAACCTGAGTTATAAGATCTTGATCAACGTGTGTATCCTGGTGGACGCAGACAGGTGTTCGCTATTCCTGGTTGAGGGACCCGCGCATAAGAGGACACTGGTGTCCAAATTCTTTGACGTGCACTCTGGCACCACAGTCAGACCGTCCTCCAGCACACTCAACTCCAACGAAGTGCAGGTGCCGTGGGGGAAAGGGATCATCGGGTATGTGGCAGAGCATGGAGAGACTGTAAACATTCCAAATGCATATGAG GATCACCGCTTCAGTGATGAAATAGACAAGCTAACAGGCTACAAGACCCAGTCCATCCTCTGTATGGCCATCTGTAACAGTGATGGAGAGGTCATCGGTGTTGTGCAAGCAATCAACAAAAACCCCATGGGCACCCCCTTTACTGAGGATGATGAGAAG GTGCTGCAGATGTACCTACCATTCTGTGGAATATCGATTTCCAATGCCAAGTTGTTTTCGGAGTCTCGCAAAGAGTATGAAAGGAGTAGG GCTCTGCTGGAGGTGGTCAACGACCTGTTTGAGGAGCAGACTGACTTGGAGAAGATTGTGAGGAAGATTATGCAGCGAGCCCTGACCCTCTTGCAGTGCGaacgctgctctgtgcttcTCTTAGAGGACATCGACTCACCC GTTGTAAAGTTCtccaagacatttgaactcatgTCGCCGCTGTGCAACCTGGACTGTGACATCAG CATGGAGAAGCTGTcgtgctctgattggctgatcaATAACAGTATTGCTGAGCTGGTGGCTTCCACAGGACTTCCTGTAAACATCAGCGACGTGTGTCAGGACCCACGCTTTGATGCTGAG GCGGATCAAGCCTCAGGGTTTCACATCAGATCAGTGTTATGTGTGCCTATTTGGAACCGGACTCATCAGATAATTG GCGTCGCACAGATTCTGAACCGCCTGGACAGGAAGACTTTCAACGACGCAGATCAGCGACTATTTGAG GCATTCGTTATATTTTGTGGACTTGGAATCAACAACACGATGATGTACAATCAAGTTAAGAAGACTTGGGCCAAGCAGTCTGTCGCACTGGAC atGTTGTCCTACCATGCTACCTGCTCAAAGGTAGAAGTTGATAGACTCAAG GCAGCCAAGATCCCTCTGAGCAACGAGTTAGGCATCGATGagtttcattttaatgacttctcTTTGGACAATGACGCCATGATTACCGCGTCACTGCGAATGTTTCTGGATCTTGGAGTTGTGCAAAAGTTTAAAATTGACTACGAA gtgTTGTGTCGCTGGCTTCTGACTGTGAGGAAGAACTACCGGACGGTGGTCTACCATAACTGGAGGCATGCCTTTAATGTGTCCCAGTGTATGTTTCTTATGATCACA ACAGCCAATTTCCAGGACGTGCTGTCCGACGCAGAGATCCTGGCCCTGATGGTTGGCTGCCTGTGCCATGACTTGGACCACCGAGGCACCAACAATGCATTTCAAGCCAA gACAGGTTCTGCTCTGGCTCTGCTCTATGGGACGTCAGCCACGCTGGAGCATCATCACTTCAACCATGCAGTCATGATCCTTCAAAGTGAG GGTCACAACATCTTTGCAAACCTCTGCTCTAAAGAGTACAGCAACATGATGCAACTATTGAAGCAGGCTATTCTATCCACAGACCTTACTTTGCACTTTGA GCGCAGAACAAAATTCTTCAAGTCTGCTCTGTCCGGAGGCTTCAGCTGGACAGATGACGGGCACAGAGAAGTTCTCAG GTCGATGCTGATGACAGCGTGTGATCTGGGTGCCGTCACACGTCCTTGGAAGATTTCCAAACAG GTTGCAGAGCTGGTGACGAGTGAATTCTTTGAACAAGGTGACAGGGAGAGGTCAGAGCTCAAGTTGACCCCTGCA GCCATATTTGACCGTAATCGCAAAGATGAACTACCCGCCTTACAGATGGATTGGATAGATGGGATCTGTAAACCACTTTTCCAG GCACTGCTGAAGCTTAACAGGAAGTTGCAGCCGATGGTCGATGGGATTGATGCCAATCGGAAAAAGTGGCAAGGGCTCTGCTCCACCTACCAGCAGACACGCAGAGAATCTGTGTCCAATCAGAGCTCAGAGTCAGATCAGAGCCCTGAGTCCCATGAGCAGTCAGAGAGCAGTCAACAGCAGGAGTCCAAAGAGACTGTGAAACCAATGGAAAATGCCAAGTTTGGATTAAAGTCCAAGTGCTGTCAGGATGTGAAATGCAGAGTTGGCAAAGATTCCTGTGACGATCAGCCAGCATCAGCTGGTGACACAACATGTGCAGGAAAGAAATGA